From a region of the Nitrospirota bacterium genome:
- a CDS encoding FAD-binding oxidoreductase: MHRMELLLPEKTRSVASDLRRLLGAERVRDDAPTLTAYAVDASIYKIVPLAVVLAESEADIERTVDYAVRLGVPLTPRAAGTNLTGSAIGPGIILDVSKLNRILEVNREERWARVQPGIVYAELNRRLASSDLLFGPDPSSGDMCKLGGMLANNSSGPHTLRYGSVKDNVLTLRVCLASGWLDAHSFPLTDPALAQVLSDHPSLRGVLRLVQDHAETIRARRPTVSKNSCGYNLFGLVDGLDRAQFDLPRLFVGSEGTLGVMSEATIRLVDRPKASATALLHFRHLEEVGEAIPHLLALSPSALEVMDGNTLNLIGRAAHGVPPDAAATLLAELDQEAGGPGLEELATRLLSVCRRYRLAGEPAVAFEREQRDALWKARRALYPTLYRYDPRKKPINYVDDVVVPAERIGELIRYLEGYFGAQQVPVAIFGHIGNGNAHIVPLLDVNDKADFSRMVEGYREIHETVLTRFGGSICGEHGDGRVRASFVRRMFGPELYDLFVQVKRSLDPAGMLNPGVKISEAPFTDHIDFTRLAKPCATCAKCNSVCPVYDVFQSEDMSARGWFEIVTAKDYSYLNSKRVVEACLNCKSCRTICPAGVDVSDLILKRRAEQPNRLAGLIFRVQAQQWLFDLLLKCVAVTQPFWDRPGPRAWLERLTGPVMRCLAKTAKLSHDLRLPRLATRQLPDRYPELATFGGGPAGQKVAYFHGCAAKYFDDGVGDAVIAVLRQHGIEPALPPQRCSGTPIQTYGHTDWVLEAARFNLVSLAPFEVVVTGCASCTLMLKDYPKLFEAGPERDAADRLAAKVKHVTEVVAASPKPIQYRNELGRKRVTYHSSCHLRAAGVTKQPRQVLAMLPGVEFVEMQDADRCAGGAGTYLVKDYATSQNIFERKRRAILESGAEVVATSCPACMIQLRNGLDDRVRVAHVAELLQEAAHEPPPVVAS, from the coding sequence ATGCATCGTATGGAACTGCTCCTGCCTGAAAAGACCAGGTCCGTGGCCTCGGATTTGCGCCGCCTGTTGGGCGCCGAGCGGGTGCGCGACGATGCTCCCACGTTGACCGCCTATGCCGTCGACGCCAGCATCTACAAGATCGTTCCGCTGGCGGTCGTGCTGGCGGAATCCGAGGCGGATATCGAACGGACAGTGGATTATGCGGTCCGGCTGGGTGTGCCGCTGACGCCCAGGGCGGCCGGGACCAATCTCACCGGCTCCGCAATCGGTCCGGGCATCATTCTCGACGTCTCCAAGCTGAACCGGATCTTGGAGGTCAATCGGGAAGAGCGATGGGCGCGCGTGCAGCCCGGGATCGTCTATGCGGAGCTGAATCGCCGGCTCGCCTCATCCGATCTGCTGTTCGGTCCGGATCCGTCCAGCGGAGACATGTGCAAGTTGGGCGGGATGCTGGCCAACAATTCCTCGGGGCCCCATACCCTCCGTTATGGCTCGGTGAAGGATAATGTCCTGACCTTGCGGGTCTGCCTGGCCTCCGGCTGGCTGGATGCGCATTCCTTTCCTTTAACCGATCCGGCGTTGGCGCAGGTTCTGAGCGACCATCCCTCGTTACGCGGAGTCTTGCGGCTCGTGCAGGACCATGCGGAGACCATCCGGGCCAGGCGTCCAACCGTCAGCAAGAACAGCTGCGGGTACAATCTGTTCGGATTGGTCGATGGACTGGATCGGGCGCAGTTCGACCTGCCGCGTCTTTTCGTCGGCAGCGAGGGCACGCTGGGGGTCATGAGCGAAGCGACAATCAGACTGGTGGACCGCCCGAAGGCCAGCGCCACGGCCCTTCTGCACTTTCGGCACCTGGAGGAGGTCGGGGAGGCGATCCCCCACCTGCTGGCCCTGTCCCCCAGTGCGCTGGAGGTCATGGATGGCAATACGTTGAATCTGATCGGGCGGGCCGCGCACGGCGTCCCGCCCGATGCTGCCGCCACGCTGTTGGCCGAATTGGATCAGGAGGCGGGAGGGCCTGGCCTCGAGGAGCTGGCCACCCGCCTGCTCTCGGTCTGCCGACGCTACCGTCTGGCGGGGGAGCCGGCGGTGGCCTTCGAGCGGGAGCAACGGGATGCCTTATGGAAGGCGCGCAGGGCGCTCTATCCCACGCTCTATCGCTATGATCCCAGGAAGAAGCCGATCAACTACGTGGATGATGTCGTGGTGCCGGCGGAGCGGATCGGCGAGCTGATCCGATATCTGGAAGGGTACTTCGGTGCGCAGCAAGTCCCCGTCGCCATCTTCGGCCACATCGGGAACGGCAATGCCCACATCGTGCCCTTGCTGGATGTCAACGACAAGGCCGATTTTTCCCGGATGGTCGAGGGGTACCGCGAGATTCACGAGACGGTGCTCACCCGTTTCGGCGGTTCCATCTGCGGCGAGCATGGGGACGGGCGGGTGCGCGCCTCATTCGTCCGCCGGATGTTCGGGCCCGAACTCTATGACCTCTTCGTCCAGGTCAAGCGCAGCCTGGATCCGGCCGGGATGTTGAATCCCGGGGTGAAGATCAGCGAGGCGCCGTTTACCGACCATATCGACTTCACCCGGCTGGCCAAGCCTTGTGCGACTTGCGCCAAATGCAACTCGGTGTGCCCGGTCTACGATGTGTTCCAGTCCGAAGACATGAGCGCGCGCGGCTGGTTTGAGATCGTCACGGCCAAGGACTACAGTTACCTGAACTCGAAGCGGGTGGTGGAAGCCTGTCTGAACTGCAAATCCTGCCGGACCATCTGCCCCGCCGGTGTGGATGTGTCGGATCTGATCCTGAAGCGTCGTGCGGAGCAGCCCAACCGGCTGGCCGGCCTGATCTTTAGGGTGCAGGCGCAGCAGTGGTTGTTTGACCTGTTGTTGAAATGCGTCGCGGTGACGCAACCGTTCTGGGACCGTCCCGGACCCCGCGCCTGGCTGGAACGGCTCACGGGTCCGGTGATGCGCTGTTTGGCCAAGACGGCCAAGCTCTCGCATGACTTACGGCTCCCGCGCTTGGCGACCCGGCAGCTGCCCGACCGATACCCTGAGCTTGCGACATTTGGCGGCGGACCGGCAGGGCAGAAGGTGGCCTACTTTCACGGATGCGCCGCCAAGTATTTCGACGACGGGGTCGGGGATGCCGTCATCGCCGTCCTGCGCCAGCATGGGATCGAGCCGGCCCTGCCGCCGCAGCGCTGTTCGGGCACCCCCATTCAAACATACGGCCATACCGATTGGGTGCTCGAGGCGGCCCGGTTCAATCTGGTCTCCTTGGCACCGTTCGAAGTCGTCGTGACCGGCTGCGCTTCCTGCACCTTGATGCTCAAGGATTATCCCAAGCTGTTCGAGGCCGGTCCGGAGCGGGACGCGGCCGATCGGTTGGCGGCCAAGGTCAAGCACGTGACGGAGGTGGTGGCGGCATCCCCGAAACCCATACAGTATCGGAATGAACTTGGCCGGAAGCGGGTCACCTACCATTCCTCCTGTCATCTACGTGCGGCCGGGGTGACGAAGCAGCCGCGGCAGGTCTTGGCCATGTTGCCGGGCGTTGAGTTCGTCGAGATGCAGGATGCGGATCGCTGTGCGGGAGGGGCGGGGACCTATCTTGTCAAGGACTATGCGACCTCGCAGAACATCTTCGAGCGGAAGCGGCGCGCGATCCTGGAAAGCGGGGCGGAGGTGGTGGCGACCAGTTGTCCGGCCTGTATGATCCAATTGAGGAATGGGCTGGATGACCGGGTCCGGGTCGCGCACGTGGCGGAGTTGCTGCAGGAAGCCGCTCACGAGCCGCCTCCGGTTGTTGCATCATGA
- the scpB gene encoding SMC-Scp complex subunit ScpB, whose protein sequence is MRELKAILETLLFVSHGPVTVERLASVLEGVPKTEVRQALRSLGEEFDQAGRGLQIVEVAGGFQLVTRADYGPWIKRLEKNKPAPKLSRSALESLAIIAYKQPIVRAEVEQIRGVEASGVIRTLLERKLIRMVGRKEMPGRPIMYGTTKYFLQHFGLRDLAELPPLREFKELGEPEQEMLPVGDDPLVVVGSGPAADEEPSEPIEQETLEQV, encoded by the coding sequence CTGCGGGAGTTGAAGGCGATTCTCGAGACGCTCTTGTTCGTGTCGCACGGACCGGTGACGGTGGAACGGTTGGCCTCGGTGCTGGAAGGGGTGCCGAAGACCGAGGTGCGGCAGGCCTTGCGTAGCTTGGGGGAAGAGTTTGACCAGGCGGGACGGGGACTGCAGATCGTCGAGGTCGCCGGAGGGTTTCAGCTCGTCACCCGGGCCGATTATGGCCCCTGGATCAAACGGTTGGAGAAGAATAAGCCGGCCCCGAAGCTGTCGCGATCGGCGCTGGAATCCCTGGCGATCATTGCCTATAAACAGCCGATCGTCCGTGCGGAGGTCGAGCAGATTCGCGGTGTGGAAGCCTCGGGGGTTATCCGCACCTTGCTCGAGCGCAAACTCATCCGCATGGTGGGACGGAAAGAGATGCCCGGCCGCCCCATCATGTACGGAACGACCAAGTATTTTCTGCAACACTTCGGCCTGCGTGACCTCGCGGAACTGCCGCCGTTGCGGGAGTTCAAGGAACTGGGGGAGCCGGAGCAGGAGATGCTGCCGGTCGGCGACGATCCTCTCGTGGTGGTCGGGTCTGGCCCTGCCGCTGATGAGGAGCCCTCCGAGCCGATCGAGCAGGAAACGCTGGAGCAAGTCTGA
- a CDS encoding segregation/condensation protein A gives MEQLEIPYQVRLEKFEGPLDLLLHLIKKSEINIYDIPIALITQQYIEYLSLMKSLNLTVAGEFLVMAATLVQIKARMLLPAEQIEGDEEDGPDPREELIRRLLEYKQFKDVASQLDTREREWRDVFARVEVLPTPAKAAETLLEEVTLFDLVDALQSVLVRTPHRQLMEIAADQLTVKDRMNAILEILEGKESVTFVALFEEQGHRLFIIVTFLALLELTRLKLVRVFQSETFGQILLTRAFAPMEQDIEGEFSDYA, from the coding sequence GTGGAACAGCTTGAAATTCCATATCAAGTTCGGCTTGAGAAGTTCGAAGGGCCGCTTGACCTCCTGCTCCACCTGATTAAAAAGAGCGAAATCAATATCTACGACATCCCTATCGCGCTGATAACCCAACAGTATATCGAGTATTTGAGTCTCATGAAGTCGCTGAACCTCACGGTGGCCGGAGAATTCCTCGTGATGGCGGCGACCTTGGTGCAAATCAAAGCGCGGATGCTGCTGCCGGCCGAGCAGATCGAAGGGGATGAAGAGGATGGGCCCGACCCGCGTGAGGAGTTGATCCGGCGGCTCTTGGAGTACAAGCAGTTCAAGGACGTTGCCAGCCAACTGGACACCCGAGAGCGGGAATGGCGTGATGTCTTTGCCAGGGTGGAAGTTCTGCCGACGCCGGCCAAGGCGGCGGAGACGCTACTGGAAGAGGTCACGCTCTTTGATCTCGTGGATGCCCTGCAGTCGGTATTGGTCCGAACGCCGCATCGTCAGTTGATGGAGATCGCTGCCGACCAACTCACGGTGAAGGACCGGATGAACGCGATTCTGGAAATCCTGGAAGGGAAAGAATCGGTCACCTTCGTGGCGCTGTTTGAGGAGCAAGGGCACAGGCTGTTCATCATCGTGACGTTCCTGGCCTTGCTGGAGTTGACGCGGCTTAAGTTGGTCCGGGTATTCCAGTCCGAAACCTTCGGACAGATTCTGCTCACCCGAGCGTTTGCACCGATGGAACAGGACATTGAGGGGGAGTTCTCGGATTACGCCTAG